One Bufo gargarizans isolate SCDJY-AF-19 chromosome 3, ASM1485885v1, whole genome shotgun sequence DNA segment encodes these proteins:
- the LOC122932164 gene encoding DNA repair protein RAD51 homolog 3-like isoform X4 — MQREVGSFPLAPSVRAKLIAAGFSTLQDVADVTAIELAREAGLPEDSAVKVLQILRRENQSGTSVTLKHTALELLEQEQAQASIITFCSALDEVLGGGVPLAKVTEICGPPGVGKTQLW; from the exons ATGCAGCGTGAGGTTGGAAGCTTCCCCTTGGCGCCTTCTGTAAGGGCCAAGCTGATCGCTGCTGGCTTCAGTACCCTGCAGGACGTAGCGGACGTGACAGCCATTGAACTCGCTAGAG AAGCTGGACTACCTGAAGACAGTGCTGTGAAAGTCTTGCAGATTTTGAGGAGAGAGAACCAGAGCGGCACATCGGTAACCCTGAAACACACAGCATTGGAGTTACTGGAACAGGAACAAGCCCAGGCCTCCATTATAACCTTCTGCTCAGCATTAGATGAGGTTCTTGGAGGGGGTGTGCCATTGGCCAAGGTCACCGAAATATGTGGGCCGCCTGGTGTGGGAAAAACACAATTATGGTGA